Genomic window (Acipenser ruthenus chromosome 55, fAciRut3.2 maternal haplotype, whole genome shotgun sequence):
ATAAAGTCAAAACAGACAAGATCAATTCAAAATGCCTTAATTGTTTTGTTCTCTAACAGGGCAGGGAACTATGGCCGCTGGACAAGAGGCTGAAAAAACCGTTTCTCAGGAGCGGCACCCTGAGCCAAGGATGGTCGTGCTTGGGAGAGGGGGCTGGGAAGAGTTCATCTGGGAACCCCATCCTGGGCAGAGAGGAACGTAGAACTGGATCTGGACTCAGGGAGTTTAGAACTGCCTTCTCTACATTCAAGACATTTATGACATCAAGCATCTATACAAAAAAAGACCTACATATGGGTAAAGGAGActgatctgtgggaaacaaaaggGAAACACAATACTATCCCACAATCCCTCTGGGACCTCCTACAGCAGGAAAAGAACTTCCAACAATGGCCTGGTTTGAAAAAAGTTCATGAACGGGCGCTGGGACAGACGCAGCGGGACGCGTCCGGCCCGGACGTGCCAGAACTGGAAATGAGGCATAAATGAGATTTCATTGAGAAGTACTGTagctttatatttttataatattatttatattgtaGGCTACTGGTGTTGAAGGACAAATACCCAACAAATCCTCCACTAAATTGTTTAGAAATAAGAGCGGGTCAATATCATTAATTATATGAAACTGGCaattgctgtcaatcaacccacattcactgttttttttttcttatttttggacagttttctttcaacacattttttctatttaaaaacaaaatatgcatgttttcttttttcaaatataaGAATTTAATTTTGTTGTCAACATTTTCAACAAATAGAAGTGTCTAAATAGATGATGGGGAGTTTTATGGTTACATAATTTCCAGTTGACTCCAGCGCTCCAGCCAGTGGTTATTTCAGTGCATTGcagcaggttttattattaaagttataaatagggcttttgattttcggttttaaccgataaaacacccccgataaaacgaaaaaaaagaagaaaaaattaaaatcggtggatagccaataaacactggaaagcaccggaaaaactggaaatggttaatcaattcatgttgacttcaccctattcccattaaaaaaataaaacctacgacaaaaataataataaatacatttcccagtgctgctgggcaatgtcctgctttcctgacttgcatctatcattgattcgttctgaatactttaaacccgccccatcTACTGactgacagcacattcctacatttctattggagactccgcttgcaagatttaaaacaagattacaatcatgatggaggcttgttagcgggatttcaagagATGGAAGATttcaaacagaattgtggcaatgtacaaaaatgcttacacaaaaaccccagaagaatgtgcctgtgaccataagggtTTCATTGTGGAGGACCACAATGGAAATAAAGGTATAACTTCAGTATGGAAGTACTGTCGAGTTCCTATTATACatcttttgacaaaaaaaaaaaaaaaaactcattttgaaaagtaaccgaaaactttaatttcatacagtatatcaaaaataaaaGCCCAGAAAagaaaacgatttacataaaacttgaaaatagctcaaaataaatcactgaaaaatacaatagaacctgaaaaacagaagcacaAGTTATAATGCGATTCCCAGGTAACTCCTGAGCTCCTGACAGTAGTTATTTCAATGCACTGCAGCAGGTTTCCATTTCCTTTTCATTGAAGTAGATTTGAAAAGGTGATGTTTTTATGTGTTCTATTTAGAAATCCCTGCATTTTCTCTGCGATTCATTCGATTCTATCCTGCAGTGCCTGGTGGGTGTCAGAAATGGAGCCGATATCAGCATGTGAGTGGGATTTCCAAACCACATGAGCATGCGCCACTGAAAGGCAGTACAaataagaagtgtgtgtgtgtgtgttaatatagAAATACTGCACGTAGAAAAGATGCATTTCAGTGACAATTCAAAATCCCATATCATAGACATTACAAATTTAGAAATATTGGATATATATTAGGTCCAGTAGTTTACATATAGGAGTTTTTCTACCCAATTGAATCTAATTTCTCCCCCATGAAAGCTTCTCTGCATTAGGATGTTAAACTCAAAAACTCCCTGTATGGACAGCAGGACTGTATATGTCTGTCATTCAAATGTAATGCATGAATACAGAAAGAACTGGCACCACTGTTGATGATAGCAAAGCATAGAATTAATTTATGCCCAAATATTTATTCTTTGAGTATAAATAAATCTAATCAATTACACTATTAACTAAATTCTAGcccattacaaaaaaagtttattaaatgCCGACTGTCCAGTAATAATACTCCAGGCttactttaaaatgtgttcacaCAGGGAACAGGCACCTCATTGTGTATGTATAGTACTGATGAGTTTATGTACAATATTTATTGTTAACAATGGTTGTTTACAAACTGCATTGTATATTCTCTAAATAACTGCAATTCTGACAatagtcattattttttttttcttttgaaaattaaattacaaaaataacttACTAAAAACCCTTATTATTCATATTAGTAAAAATTTAAAATGGGTGTTCATATTCAAACTGAGGGCAAATTTAATTAAAGATTTCTGGCAGTGTGTCTACTCAGCTCAGGCCCCCACACTAGTCAGCTCTGCTATAATGAAACAGAAGCTGGCTCTTCTGAGCAAAATGGATGAAAAGTTATCACAGAAATTTCaaggtttttttgtttctctcttACATGAATTCTCTGGTGTCTTACAAGGTGTCCTGACTTACAGAAACTTCCCAGTCAGAGCAGCAATTCATTCTTTATCATGTGTGAATTTGCCTGTGTTTTACAAGGGATCTTGAATTACtgtaactcttcccacaatcagagcagtgatacggtttcactcctgtgtgagttcgctggtgtctttCAAGGTTTCCTTGCTGACTGAAACccttcccacaatcagagcagtgatacggtttctctcctgtgtgaagacGTTTGTGTATAACAAGGTATCCTGACGAACTGAAACCCTTCCCACAATCActacagtgatacggtttctctcctgtgtgaacacgccGATGTTTTACAAAATCTCCCAAGTGACTGAAccccttcccacagtcagagcagggatacggtttctctccggtgtgaattcgctggtgtgttttaaggtctcctgactgattgaaactcttcccacagtcagagcagtgatgaggtttctctccagtgtgaatatGCTGATGTGAAACAAAGTTTCCTGACTTactgaaattcttcccacagtcagagcagtgatacggcttctctcctgtgtgaattcgatGGTGTGTTACAAGGGCTGCTGAATGACTGaacctctttccacagtcagaacagcaatacggcttctctcctgtgtgaattcgatGGTGTGTTACAAGGGCTGCTGAATGACTGAACCTCTTTCCACAGTCatagcagtgatacggtttctctcctgtgtgaattcgctggtgtgatttAAGGTTTCCAGAccgactgaacctcttcccacagtcagagcagggatatggtttctctcctgtgtgaatttgctggtgttttttaaggtgtcctgactgattgaaactcttcccgcagtcaaagcaggaatacggtttctctcctgtgtgaattcgctggtgtgttttaaagtttcctgactgactgaaactcttcccacagtcagagcagcgatacggtttctttcCTCTGCGCGTGCGCTGGAGTATTCTAAAACCTCCTGACTTGGTGACACCGTTCCCACAGTCACTGCTCGCACTTGCTTTAGCTGCTGTCCTGGAACCTGGAAAACAGGAGAGAAAGTCAGACGGTTTCAAGTAAGAAATGCTGCAATTGTATAttcctcattttgttgtttcatGACCTTTTTCTACACTGGGTTATTAGCAATCCCAGAACTGTAGCATTGTCTCCACCAGGGAGGTTGCCATTACAGTAGACTGAtttctggagccagcattatacttCAGCCAATAGGAAAGCCATGAGTAAAAGAAACAGGAAATGTATACATCATTTCTTTTGTTCCAGATTGTACCCGTTTTGTCATAAGAAATGGTTGAAAGCTATATATCGTTGAACTTGTCTTTCAGTATGTTTAAATAGGTTTCTAgtttacaacaaacacaaaattctGTAACCACAATatacaaagaataaaacaaaagcaataaatacataaataaataaaacacacgtaGGCAAAATCAGAAGCTAAATAGACACCAAAATGCAATCTCTCACTTAAATACCACCAAATAATTCCACATGAATGATACAGGGTTCCCCTCAGGAATTTTCAGTCACCAGGGTGGCAGACTAAAGCAGCTGGGTGGCAGAATGTTGTAACACCctccaatcttgtcaagcatcaagcaaatagacaCAACTGGAATGGTGCTGGGGCCCAGGATTAACACAACTGTTGCTTCTAACTTTTTTTTGATTACCTTCACAGATATCAGGAGAGTAAATCAGAAATTCATTAACAGCTAATTTAAAATGCCCTTGGTCGACATTTGCCAGTGTAGCAATAAGGTATTATGTTGATTTGTATTGCATTGGTgagaagattatatatatatatatatatatatatatatatatatatatatatatatataaaattattattatttatttcttagcagacgcccttatccagggcgacttacaatcgcaagcaaatacaaatacattcaagtgttacaatataagtcatacaataagaacaagaaatacaataattcaagtgtgacaaaccacaattcaataatacagcagataatagtgaaagttacatcaggatatgattaaatagtgatagttacatcaggatatgattaaatagtgatagttacatcaggatatgattaagtacaaaatactacagattaaacacttggcagattacaatattctgaggtacaggattaaatgcagtaaaatagggggcagataagagcaaaataaagcatatttaatgaagggtgatagtgtcccaggatacaacagaggagttctacaggtgctgtttgaagaggtgagtcttaaggaggccccggaatgtggtcagggactggaatgtggtcagggaccaCATAGGTAATAAGTACTATTGTGTGGGTACAGCCCACATAACACAGAGAGCTGCATATGTGGCCCACCATGGTAAacaggttgagaaccactgatctagctGATCTTTGAAACAAGGCTACCTACATTTTAACAGGCATACTTTCATCCAACTGTCAAAATAAAGCAGACTATAAATATTATTAAGCACCAGTTTGTAAAGTGCGATTAGTGGGATGATCAAGTTTGATTTGGTCTCTTAGGATATGTAGGCAATAATAAATCAAGGCTGCCAGTACAGCAATACTACACAAAAGCACAAATGTTACTTTTGAAACTTCATCCACCTGTGGTTAATGAATTGCAGCAAATCTCACTTAACAGCAACACTTATACTTTATGCTGTATGAACATTTCTGGATATCAATGTTAAAAGAcagaattcaattttttttcactgttttgaATCATTAGCTTGCCCTTTTGATGGACACAGATATGTTAAGTACTTCAAGTAAGAAATGGACCTATAACATATTGTGCACATTACATGGTCATTTTACATATTTGCCAGATTTGTGCATCACAGACCTGTGATCAGTGTTGTCAATGAGAATGGCTGGAGTAGGCtgtcagaaataaaaataataaataggccCAAATATCTTTCAATCTTACTGAATTGTCTCCCaaacttacaaataatgtaaatAGCCTATTATGTGAGAATTATTATCAAATAATTCAATGTATGGCATTGAGATAAGGAAGCCATATTAAATAGTATCCGTTACCACCATGGAATGCGCTAAAATATGATTATGTTTCATCGcagaaaataagaaaatagaGAGAGGACAAGAAGTGTAAAACAGATTGTGTGTATTTctattaatttaaattcaacttGAAACCATAAGATTGCATCAATTGTTTATTAATCTGTTAACGGGTGCAGTCTGGACAAAGATGGAGTCTCAAGACTCTGTCTCGAGGCCACATTAAGGTCTCGGCCTCGGCCCGTCGGGTCTCGGTCTGGGAATTTCCTGGTTTGTTTATTaggctataaatacatttttttctcatatttatttaacacacaACCAAAAAATCGTATGTATTTGTTGGCATTCCATCATGGTGAGGTTGTGTATTTTGGAATTATGTATGTTTTTGTAGAGCCAAAAAATAACATATGTCTGTGCAACTGCATTTTGTGTTTTGCTACATTTTTTGCTACCGTGTTTGAAACTGTACAGTGCATTGATGCTGTGTATTTAGGTGCCATATTAT
Coding sequences:
- the LOC131723426 gene encoding zinc finger protein ZFP2-like, whose protein sequence is MSDAMDCVKMESVPIKEELPKLELVPIRLVFSGLPSLPMKQEMTCDSIKSEVSGIKAESNELEIPQTAGPVPIKEEVLEMQLPSRTVCDAMDSVKIETDLIKEALPELEVVPIRLLSALASLPIKQELCEIKPEVSARIKAECNELEICQTEPVSLQEAVLEIIHIKQEPLKVEFERLEPGREESEDLKAAPPALGPVRLRACSVVLKRICLRVQGAGAEASSPNSMQGCGKEDGGSSHSECSPAGSRTAAKASASSDCGNGVTKSGGFRILQRTRRGKKPYRCSDCGKSFSQSGNFKTHQRIHTGEKPYSCFDCGKSFNQSGHLKKHQQIHTGEKPYPCSDCGKRFSRSGNLKSHQRIHTGEKPYHCYDCGKRFSHSAALVTHHRIHTGEKPYCCSDCGKRFSHSAALVTHHRIHTGEKPYHCSDCGKNFSKSGNFVSHQHIHTGEKPHHCSDCGKSFNQSGDLKTHQRIHTGEKPYPCSDCGKGFSHLGDFVKHRRVHTGEKPYHCSDCGKGFSSSGYLVIHKRLHTGEKPYHCSDCGKGFSQQGNLERHQRTHTGVKPYHCSDCGKSYSNSRSLVKHRQIHT